Proteins co-encoded in one Pseudochaenichthys georgianus chromosome 22, fPseGeo1.2, whole genome shotgun sequence genomic window:
- the LOC117467988 gene encoding protein FAM163A-like, with amino-acid sequence MSAGTIVISGGILAGVILLCIVAVLCYCRLQYYCCKKNGSEVDVGSVVGADPLSHFPCNACNALAMDGAAITPVSLDQLETGTHHNHCPTCSPYTLRSGLSNSLRNGGERLGFHTYYENPSVSLPLTAHPQGSSPVSYYSPTDEFPPPPPPPRSYSTDV; translated from the exons ATGTCAGCGGGAACTATCGTTATATCCGGAGGAATTCTCGCCGGAGTGATACTGCTGTGCATCGTAGCAGTGCTCTGTTACTGTAGACTCCAG TATTACTGCTGTAAGAAGAATGGTTCTGAGGTGGACGTGGGCTCTGTGGTGGGAGCGGACCCTCTCTCTCATTTCCCCTGCAATGCCTGCAACGCCCTCGCCATGGACGGGGCCGCCATCACCCCGGTGTCTCTGGATCAGCTGGAGACGGGAACTCACCACAACCACTGCCCCACCTGTTCCCCCTACACCCTGCGCTCTGGACTCTCTAACAGCCTGCGTAACGGCGGGGAGCGTCTGGGCTTCCACACGTACTACGAGAACCCGTCTGTTTCTCTGCCGCTGACCGCCCACCCACAGGGCTCCTCGCCTGTGAGCTACTACAGTCCCACGGACGAGTTTCCTccccccccaccacctccaCGCTCCTACAGCACCGATGTCTGA